The window AGcctactttgaaagttcagtcAAATTTTTGAACAAATTGAGTCAAACCAGGTATTAAGCCTTTCATAAAAGAAAAAGTTGATAGGCAAAAATTGGGCGAAATAAAAAAAGTTAGCGACGACTTTGATATCCATAGAAGCAAATTTGCAGAACACAATCCATTTCAAAAGATCTTCAGGAAATAAGCTCTCCGTCTCCTCATAGGTAAGCAGAGCTCTCCATTTCTTACTTTTGTCGATCTTTTGGTTGTTACACACTAAAATGCGGCGATATTTTCATAAAACCCGTTCGATTTTGTTAGAGTTAgggttttaaattttaattagagTTCATTTCGTATTTTTGATAATTTAGTGATTGGAAGAACGCATAGTCACAAGTTCATTGAAATCTAAAGCGTCGATTTTGTATATCATAAGAATTTTTACGGAATAAACAAGAAATCCATCTCTGGGATGCAAAAAAGTTTAGCAGAGATGGAGAGGAGACGAGTGAAGGGCTGATTATTAGGTCTAGGGCTTAGGGAAAACTATATTTTGCTAATTTTGAATCTCTGTAACTGAACAAGAACTCATCAAATTGAGGTGGCTGCTCTGTCTAGCTATGGCTAATCTTGAATTTTGAATGATATTCATGatttttatcttgttattgCAGTTTTATTTGTGCAAAATAGATAATAAATTGATGTAGTTTTTGACATATATATGTTGCTTTTGTGTTATATAAGCTCAACACACTCATGCTTTGTACTTCTTATGAACTTGAGTTTCAAGGTAGTGTTGTTTTAGTGTAGAATAGAAATGGGaataaattgaataaattgcACATTCAGTGAAAGAAACAGAGATATAGTAAGATAGGAAGGGAGAAGTGGAATAGAAATGAGAATTGCAAACTGACACTTGAGATGAATTCTACCTTACGTTTTAAATTCTAATTTGGTATTTTAGATAATTTTGTGATTGGAAGAACGCATAGTCACCAGTTCATTGAAATCTAAAGCATCGATTTTGTATACATTGTTAGGACTGATTATTAGGTCTAGGGCTTAGGGAAAACTATATATTGCTAATTTTGGATTAAGAGGGAATgaattattttattgattgcTTTTGAATCTCTGTAGCTGAACAAAAGAACTTGTCAAATTGCTCTGCCTAGCTATGGCTAATCTTCCGCAGGAATTGATCAACGAAATTCTTCTTTGGTTGCCAGTGAAGTCTCTTCTTCGTTGTAGATGTGTTTGTAAATCGTTTTGTGCCATCATTAAAAGCCAATCTTTCATCAATTCTCATTTCAAAAGATCTTCTGAAAATAGGATCCATTGCAAGTTGATTGAACTAGGGATGGATAATAATGGCCGGATACTTCATGCTTTAGATTTCAATGAAGACTTCCAACAAGAGGTGGTGCTTGATAAATTATTGCCAACCATGACATTCGACTtgctattttcttattgcaATGGTTTGGTTCTCTTGTGGATAGACAAACTTTCTTTATGGAATCCATCCACTAGAGAGTACAGGATACTTCCGGCTTTTCCTGTGAAGCACACTCACAATCTCAGTTTTGCTTTGGGTTATGACTCTACCACAGATGATTTCAAGGCTGTAGTAATTACACAGAAGCCGGGATGCGATGTCTCCCATGTTTGGGTTTTTGAATTGAGGTCAAATTGTTGGAGAAGGATTCAGAATTTTAATGGGTACACTAGTTTTAAACTTGGTGGTAACGGAGATTGCTTTGTGGATGGTGCTCTGCATTTTATATGTTGGGGTAATTCATTTATAATTGCGGCATTTGATGTTGCAAAAGAGACATTTTCTATAGTACGCGAGTTTGACGACACTGTGGAATCTCCTATCCGTTTGCATGTTTTTGGAGGGCGCCTTTCTATGAGTTTCTTTGGAATATGTTCAGAATTTTGTGTTGATATATATGCGAGGAAGTTTGATGGAGTTACGTTTACATGGACTAGATTATATTCTGTTACAAGACAACAATTCTCTGAGGAAGCAATTGACTGTTTTGTAGAAGGGAAAATTGCACATTCAAAGAAAGGAGATAaggtttttctttcttcaaatgGAAAGTTGCATTcatatgattttggagagaaatGTCTCCAAGAGATTGTAACTAAGAATGCTATTTCTTTGGATATATTTTCTTGTACTGAAAGTCTTGTGTCTCTAGGTTCGTTAGacgaagaagaataagaaatgAATGCACAGAAGAAAGTGGAAGAAGGGTCTTGGAGAAGTGAAAGAAGTTCATCATTTTTATCTTATTATCTTATTATtgaagctatatatatatatatatatatatatatatatatatatatatatataatgtattttCTGACCTATATATGTTAGGTTTGTGTTATATAAGCTCAACAAACTTTTCATGCTTTATGCTTCTTATGAACTACAGTTTCAAGGTAGATATATATTCGAGTAAGAATGATGGGTAAATTGAGTTCAAATGTTACTTGGGTTCGGTCTGTATATGCAGTTATTTTTTAGTTTCATAACACTTgagtaatatgaatgaaatGGGGTTTAACCCCAAAAAAGGATCATTTATATTCTCAATTTGGTGGTGATGGTTGAGAAATAATTCCCTTGAAAGAGTTGTTTTTAACTTTGTAGTTAAAAATAGCTTTATTACGGCGGTGAGTCTGCTGTAATAGTATAATAGACAGAAAAGTTGTTTTTGTCTTTTGTACCATTAAAATGATCATTTATATTCTCAATTTGATCGTAATGGGACTGTGGAGTTAAAAACAGTTCCTTCAAGGGGATTATTTTCCAACCAgggaataatttttttaattgaccCCTTTTTGAAGTTGAACCCAACGAAATGACACAACTTCTTTATTTCTAGAACtaaggagtttttttttttatctaatgtttgctgttggaaaaaactgctttATAAAAGGTTATTTTTCATGTAGAAGGCAACAGGAAGTGACTAATTAAACATCTAAAACTCctattttgaaatgaaaagataaataaaagcaTGAAAATCAGCGACTAAACATTCTCTAAATATGCTGTTATTAAATATGTTCTTTAAGTTTCAAGTTTGACTCGGTGATATCTATAAACCTCCAAAATGTATTTACTTAATTAAGTTTTGATATACCAATATAAGAATAGTTTTTGGAGAAATGTATACATAATTGACTGTTGTTGTTATTAGATaaagtaaaattatataattgatTGGTGTTGTTATTAGATAAAGTGATTAATATATACATGATTTTAAATCAagcaaatattatttattagaaaaaacaaaaaagtttACCTCAAAGTAATATAAAGATCAATGTATATAAAGCCAactttattatataatatatatgtatgtcttaaaaaaaaagtaattaatttattagtccttatattttgacaaaatataCTGTTTAGtctttgtattttcaaaaacacatggtaaggtctctaaccttttttttagtgaactgtttagtccttccgtctgtttgttagattttttactgtttatgacttcggaaatgactaaattaccctttactatttaccttcaaactttagaagaggaaatccaatttagaagaagaaactatttgtatggagaacaagaaaaataacagatccaatgcttacgaatttgaacgattaagaagaaaatcaaaaagaagaacactcaaagttgatttcagatgtattagagtttaaaggaaaggaaaataaaggaaaagaagaacacaaatccaaactgactaacagaatcttcatgagagtctaacagcagagactaaacagttcaccgagaaaaacgttagggactaaacaatttaccgagaaaaacgttagagactttaccgtgtgtttttaaaaatacagggactaaacagtgtgttttgtcaaaatatagggactaataaattaattaccctaaaaaaacttacttttgttaatttgtccaaaaaaaattaattggcaTTTTGAAGTTTCAAAATATACTGATAGTCtttcaatttgcataaaatgttcagttggCTCACTGAACTtgagtaaaatgtaatcaattagtCACTTGGTTATGAAAAAAGTAAGTTATATGTGGAAGATGCATTGCGCTCGTTCAAGTGTAAAACTTATCTTTTCTAATATTGGAACTGCATATCccaattttagtcattttactTTCTTTAAGACACGTGTAATgcatcttccacatttaacttgtttttttttttttttttgcagccGAATGATTGATTGATTACATCTTACGTAAGTTCAAGAAGCTAACtatacattttatgcaagttgaggaggCTATCAGAATACTTTAAAAATTTAGaggaccaatcaagctttttttataagttcagggagcaaataatgtattaagccaagaTTAACTTGTATTGGGCTATATACAATTGATTAAATTGTATTAGGGCTATATATGTATTTGTATAACCACAATATGTTTTATGTTTTCTATTAAAGGCTTAAtactgaacttgtccaaaaaaaaagtttaattgacccctttgaactttcaaagtgtctcgatagccttctcaacttgcataaaatgttcagttagctcactgaatttgcgtaaaatgtaatcaattaatcattcggttgcaaaaaaaagtaaactgCATGTGGAAAATCTGTTGCACTtaccttaaaatgttattacataattcataaaatatGATTGTTCCCACAAACATAAGGGAAGAGAGGTGCATTTGGCACTTCTTGAAGGATAGGTGCTACGCGATAAAAGTCGGGTATCAGCTGTTGCGGGCGGCTAACGAATGGAAGTTGAACTGGCAATTAAGATTGCCGCCAAAGCTGTTGTATTTTCTATGGAAATTGGAAAATAACGGTCTTCCCATGCGGTACTGTTTAATGGTAAGGCATGTTGATGTGCCGCTGAATTGTGTTTCTTGTGAAGCTGAAGTCGAGTATGGGTGGAATTTATTTATGGAATGTCCATATGTGGTCGCTTGTTAGACAGCAGTGGGACTAACTGTGCCGACTGGTTCCTCTAAAAGAGTGGAGGACTGGTTCTTTCAATCTTCGGTGTTAAATGATAGGAGCTGGTGGAAAAATGTGCTACGGTGCTATGGACGATATGGGAGAATCGGAACAGTATGCTGTGGACGGGGACGAGACTATTGTTGGGAATTACGATAGGTCGCAACCTAGGATTTGTGAATGAATGGAGGTGGACGCAACGAGGAAATTCTACTAGAAATGTAGGGGATGCAGGTACGAATTCTGTACAGCGCCAAGTTAGGTGGATAGCACCGAGTGTTGGGCAACTGAAGTGTAATGTAGACGCGTCGGTGTTTTCAGCTGAAGGAAGAAGTGGAGTGGGTGGAGTGTTGTAGAATAGTGACAGAGGCTGCATCGAAGTAATGAGCGCGTTTATGGAGAGCATCTTGATACCGGCTATGGCGGAGGCGATTGCACTTCGACGTAAGCTTTATTGGGAAATTTTTCTTGAAGTGCAAAATGTTTTGTTTGAGGTGGATGCTAAAATAGTAGGACACAACGTGAACTCCCAAAGGCGGGATTTGACTGAATTTGGTGTAATCATTCAGGTGTGCCACGAGTTACTAGATCAACGTCAAGATTATAGGGTGACATATATTTCTAGATTAGCGAACGAAGCTACTCATGTTATGGCTAGACATGCTCTTTCCCATACTAATTCTTTTTCTTCTAATATTATTCTGAATTAGCTTGTAAGAAGCTTATGTAAGGATTCCGAAACTGAGCAATAATATTTTCagtttctttaaaaaaataaagatttcttttaaaaaaacaggcttaatacatcatttgtttcctgaacttgtccaaaaaatttgattggccccctgaactttcaaagtgtctcgatagtccatcaacttgcataaaatgttcagttaacccACTAGagttgcgtaaaatataatcaattgatcactcagttgcaaaaaagtaagttaaatgcgaaagatgtattccacgcatcttaaaatgttattacacaattcaaaaatagattaaaaatgaagttattatttGTTTAACTATAAAAACTTGTTTTtactaatattagaaccgcataccccgagcttggtcgttttacttttttttaagacgcgtgcaatatattttccgcatttaaccttttttttttttgcaatcgtttaatcaattgattatattttatgcaaatttagAATGCTAACTcaacattttatataaattgaagAGTCTATTggaacactttaaaaattcagatgatgatttttttttggtacaaGTTCAAGAGCAAATTATATATTAAAggcaaaaataaatattaaagaaaaaataaaatcatgcataccacttcttttttttggtaggacaAGGAAAAGAAAGCAAACAAATAAagacctaacccgggatcagtctagggaGGCTGACCCCAACCCTATCCTCACGCAGAATAGACAAAATAGAAGAAGGAGGAGTAGAAAGGGtaaaaacacctaacatccccctaTGCCCAGCAGCAGCCAAGCAATCCGCCacacggttttgctccctataaatatgggagaagctAAGAGCCTCAAACGCAGGCCggagcctcaaaatagctttgagaAGATTCTGGCTAGAAAGACAAGAAACCTGGCTAgcagaaatcctgttgatagcctccaaattgtcagattCCACCTCAAGCCTCTTAATCTCCATGCGAATGGCAAGCTTAATACCAGACAgaatcccccagagctccgtaGAAAAGGCCGAGCCCaaccccaagttatgggtaaacccagccagccaagcACCTCCAGcgtcccgaagaactccaccagcagtaATTCTGCcgttgctaaggcaggagccatccgtattcaactttaccaccccttctctaggcttactccaacTAACTAACTGGACCACTTTAGCCGGGGAAGGAGTAACCAGGGGCTCCCCTTTAAAGCTCTGTAAAGTAACAGAGAGCTTTTTGgagaagaaatcagataaatCAGGAATGTGGgtagtcttctcagcaaataactcttcattcctccatttccaaatatggtgacagataatagcgaaGAAAATGTCACCGTGCTCCATATTGGCCAATAACTTCCCCTTGGcgccatcagagaaccagtcaactGCAGAATGAGCCATGAAGGAAGGAAGGATATGGATAGGAAGAATCCCCTCCCAAATTttcttactatttgggcaatcTCTCAGAGCATGGCataaggtttccacatggcccctgcatctactacaggctcctgactcagtcaagtgccttctcTGCCTATCCACATTAGTGAGCAGCCTGTCTTTAacccccagccacaggaaactcctaatacgataAAGGATTTTAAGGGCCCAGATAGTTTTCCAAATCTCCAAAGGAGGATTCTCCCTACTAGAGgaaaaagcttcataggccgatttacaagaataggTACCATTATTAGTCAAAGTCCAGCAGTGTCTGTCTTTATCCTCCTCGAGGTTGCTAACTTTAACTCCTCTAATCTTAAGGAGGACCTCCAGGCTAAGGAAAGAGTCAAACTTAGACTAGATTCAGTCACCCTCCAAGTCTACCACATCAGCAACCTTCCAGTGACGGATATTACTAGGTGGAGGGGAGCTACACACCTCAATAAGaggtttatcaccaatccatGTGTCCTCCCAGAAGCTAATGGATTTGCCACTTCTAATTAAGAATTGTTCATCTCTCAAATGATTTCGAACCTTCCTCCTAATATAAGCGAGCCTTAAAGACTATAATACTCCGCATTTCCGACCAGCTCGAAATTCTACTGTGTACCCGGTCCTACTATTTCACAACCTTTAGCTTTAGCCAcgtaataaagaaaaaaagaaagacacATAAAGATCGCAAGTGAAATTACGAGAATGCCCCCATCTCTTACCTTTTGTCAACGTTACTGTTCCTTTCTCTGTCAAAAGCTTCTCCCTCTGTCTACTTCATCTCTTTGCTCTTTACCtcatttcttctcttttttcatCTAGACTTCTACCTTCAAACCGCGTCGTTCAAGAACTTCTTCATCATTTTCTCATTCTCTTCAATTTCCTCATAGTTACGAGCATTTTGATTCGTATCTTTTCCTTTTGTTCCCCTCCACTTTTAGATAATGGAGGAAAACGGCGAAGAGAAACTCATAGCGGTGGCGCGTCATATAGCTAAAACACTTGGTCACAACGAATCCATGGCGGATGATATTTTGCAGATATTTTCCAACTTCGACGGCAGGTTTTCTCGCGAGAAATTGTCTGATAAGATGGTTGGAGCTGCCGGTGAGGATTTAAGAGCCTGCGCCTCAATTGCACAGACTCTTGAGTCTTTAGAACGTCAGATCTCTCAATATGTAGCCGCCGATCATCCGATCTGGTCTGACTCAGCTGATTCCTCTGCTTTTCTTGACTCTATTGACGAATTAAACGCGACTATTCGATATTGGACACCTATGGCAGCTGCTGATAAAACCATCAGTGCTTACTTGATACGTGCCGATGAATTCATGCAGCAAGCTATGTTCCGTCTGGAGGAGGAATTCCGGCTGTTGATGGAACGCGGTGGCGAGTCGTTTCAACTCACTAGACCTTATGGAAACGGTGACGCAACTAGAAACCAGTGGTTTGACTgtgatgatgatgaggaagaagatgatgataaTCAGATCCCAGTCGCACAACCGCTTACTGACTACGATGTTGTGATCGATGCACTTCCGGCGGGGACTATAAGCGATCTTCATGAGATAGCGAAGCGAATGGTTGCAGCTGGTTTTGCTAATGAATGTGCTCGCGTGTACAGCAGCTGCAGGAGCGAGTTTATCGAAGAGAGTATATCAAGGTTAGGGTTACAAGAGCTGAGTATAGAAGAAGTTCAGAAAATGCAATGGCAGGAGCTTGAAGATGAAATTGAGAAATGGATTAAAGCATCAAATGTTGCGCTTCGCATCCTTTACCCGAGCGAGCGTCGCCTATGCGATCGAGTGTTTTTCGGATTCTCTTCCGCTGCTGATTTATCATTCATGGAGGTCTGCCGAGGTTCTACAATTCAGATTCTGAACTTCGCCGATGCAGTGGCCATAGGAAGCCGTTCACCGGAGCGGTTGTTTAAGATTCTAGATCTATTCGAGACATTGAGAGACTTAATGCCTGAGTTTGAGTCTAATTTCTCTGACCAGTACTGTATAGTCATGAGGAACAATGCTCTTGCAATATGGAAGAGGTTAGGAGAAGCCATT of the Euphorbia lathyris chromosome 7, ddEupLath1.1, whole genome shotgun sequence genome contains:
- the LOC136201523 gene encoding exocyst complex component EXO70B1, whose product is MEENGEEKLIAVARHIAKTLGHNESMADDILQIFSNFDGRFSREKLSDKMVGAAGEDLRACASIAQTLESLERQISQYVAADHPIWSDSADSSAFLDSIDELNATIRYWTPMAAADKTISAYLIRADEFMQQAMFRLEEEFRLLMERGGESFQLTRPYGNGDATRNQWFDCDDDEEEDDDNQIPVAQPLTDYDVVIDALPAGTISDLHEIAKRMVAAGFANECARVYSSCRSEFIEESISRLGLQELSIEEVQKMQWQELEDEIEKWIKASNVALRILYPSERRLCDRVFFGFSSAADLSFMEVCRGSTIQILNFADAVAIGSRSPERLFKILDLFETLRDLMPEFESNFSDQYCIVMRNNALAIWKRLGEAIRGIFMELENLIRRDPAKAPVPYGGLHPITRYVMNYLRAACRSRETLEQVFEENVKIVLPLKDCSSLSDQIAWIMGLLESNLEMKSKIYGDSALSSVFMMNNGRYIAQKVKDSELGSLLGDDWVRKHSAKIKQFHMNYQRSSWNKVLDVLKVEKPLPMKEKIKLFNTYFEDIYKTQSQWIIFDEQHRKELRMSLAKLVIPAYGNFIERFMNSPEVGKHPHRCIKYSVKDIEAQINDFFQGAALSSGSRK
- the LOC136201423 gene encoding F-box protein CPR1-like, which translates into the protein MANLPQELINEILLWLPVKSLLRCRCVCKSFCAIIKSQSFINSHFKRSSENRIHCKLIELGMDNNGRILHALDFNEDFQQEVVLDKLLPTMTFDLLFSYCNGLVLLWIDKLSLWNPSTREYRILPAFPVKHTHNLSFALGYDSTTDDFKAVVITQKPGCDVSHVWVFELRSNCWRRIQNFNGYTSFKLGGNGDCFVDGALHFICWGNSFIIAAFDVAKETFSIVREFDDTVESPIRLHVFGGRLSMSFFGICSEFCVDIYARKFDGVTFTWTRLYSVTRQQFSEEAIDCFVEGKIAHSKKGDKVFLSSNGKLHSYDFGEKCLQEIVTKNAISLDIFSCTESLVSLGSLDEEE